The Shewanella algae DNA segment CAAAGCCACCGGAGAGTTCTTTGGTATGCTGTTTATAGCGCATGACAACACCATAGCCGCCGGGCCCGGGGTTGCCCAGGCAAGAGCCGTCGGTGTATATCTGGATCTGTTTCAGTTCGCTCATCAAGTTGTTACCATATCCGGCAAATGCGGGCGAGTATACCCGTAAATTCACTCAGGAAGCTGCAAAAAATAGATGAATATCATATCGAATGCCAGTCGGCAGATCATTCTGGATACCGAAACCACAGGTATGAACCAGGGCGCAGGCCCCGTCTATCTAGGCCACAGAATCATTGAAATCGGCTGTGTGGAAGTCATTAACCGCCGCTTGACCGGCCGCACTTTCCACCAGTATATCAATCCGGGCCAACCCATTGATGAAGAAGCGATTGCGGTTCACGGTATCACAGATGAGAGAGTGGCCAACGAGCCCAGGTTTCATGAAATAGCCTCCGACTTTATCGCCTTTATTCAAGGGGCGGAGATTGTGGCTCACAACGCCTCGTTTGACGTGAGCTTTATGGATCATGAGTTTTCCATGACCCATCCCAGGGGGCCGGTGACGGCGGATATTTGTCAGATCCTCGACTCCCTGGCCATCGCCAAGTTTTTGCACCCAGGGCAAAAGAACAATCTGGATGCCCTGTGTAAGCGTTATCACATAGACAACTCCCGCCGCGAGTATCACGGCGCTTTGCTCGATGCCGAGATCCTCGCCGATGTTTATCTGGCGATGACAGGCGGCCAGACCAAGTTCAACCTCTCCAGTGAACAAGCAGGTCAGGAAGCCGGCGGCATCATGCGTCTCGATGCCAATCGCGCAAAACTTAAAGTGATCGCCGCATCGGCCGATGAACTGAATATGCATGAGCAAAGGCTCGATTTAGTTGCAAAATCAGGCAAGTGCCTCTGGCGCGACGAGCCACAACCTATGGATTGAAGCAAATAATGGGATTGAGACCAGCGCTGGGCCTCATGGTGTGTCTGCTGCTTGGCCTTGGGGCCCCGGCTGTGGCCGAGATAGTACCCAAGGAACAGGCCTCTGAGCTTAAGAATCGTTTTCGGGTCGACCATATGGTCGACAGAATCGTGCTTCTGGTGCAGCGGGAATACGGCTCCGCCCCTGTGGTGGTGGTTTTGCCTGATGGCAGTAAATGGTATGCCTCGCGCCACCCGGAGAATGTCAAATGGACCGATGGCGTCACAGGCGACATGATTTCGGTGGAAAACCCGGTGCCAGGCCCTTGGCAGCTCATTGGTAAAGTGGTGCCCGGCTCGCAAATTACCCGGGTATCCGAGCTGGGGATTGAGGTGGATGAACTGCCTCAGCCACTGTATCAGGGCGAGCGCCTTAAGCTGACCGCCCATCTCACTGGTGATTCGCTGAGAATGCGACTTCCCGGGCTTGAATACCTGTTGCAATGGACGGCGCGTTTTGTTTCCTCCCACAAACCGGGCGATGAAAACTTTGCCGCCGGTACCCTTATTGTCGGCAGTTATCAGGACAACGGAGAGGCGCTGGATGAACGGCCAGATGACGGCACCTTTACTTCCAATATTAACCTCAACCAGCCCTGGGGAGATTACACCCTGCAGGTCAGTGTGCAAAACGATGTGTTTGAACGTGAGTTCAAACAGGCATTTCGCCTCGAACCTTCGCCTGTGGATATTAAGGTGGTTGAGCCGGACGATCCCCTGACTCAGCCATGGGGCCTGATGCTGAGTGCCAATCCAGACATTCTGCGCCTTGAGGAAACCTATTT contains these protein-coding regions:
- a CDS encoding TIGR03503 family protein, with product MGLRPALGLMVCLLLGLGAPAVAEIVPKEQASELKNRFRVDHMVDRIVLLVQREYGSAPVVVVLPDGSKWYASRHPENVKWTDGVTGDMISVENPVPGPWQLIGKVVPGSQITRVSELGIEVDELPQPLYQGERLKLTAHLTGDSLRMRLPGLEYLLQWTARFVSSHKPGDENFAAGTLIVGSYQDNGEALDERPDDGTFTSNINLNQPWGDYTLQVSVQNDVFEREFKQAFRLEPSPVDIKVVEPDDPLTQPWGLMLSANPDILRLEETYFDVELLGPAGLQLPVTVRQPTEGTTQLVLPQVSDFGSYRIKGTVFSTDKQGRELVLTLPERFFNFVEPPKPPPSAEEMAARAAAIAAKEEAAAKQNALYLIIGGNVLLLLFGVGAILFWRKRQSLKQALAAAEEQLLAKQQAASKEDDVQEIDLTLPDEDERKSN
- the dnaQ gene encoding DNA polymerase III subunit epsilon, coding for MNIISNASRQIILDTETTGMNQGAGPVYLGHRIIEIGCVEVINRRLTGRTFHQYINPGQPIDEEAIAVHGITDERVANEPRFHEIASDFIAFIQGAEIVAHNASFDVSFMDHEFSMTHPRGPVTADICQILDSLAIAKFLHPGQKNNLDALCKRYHIDNSRREYHGALLDAEILADVYLAMTGGQTKFNLSSEQAGQEAGGIMRLDANRAKLKVIAASADELNMHEQRLDLVAKSGKCLWRDEPQPMD